One stretch of Deltaproteobacteria bacterium DNA includes these proteins:
- a CDS encoding GNAT family N-acetyltransferase: MNPKIVIRNETHDDVCAITEVTIAAFKTLEISNHTEQFIIEALRAAKALTVSLVAEMDGRVIGHIAF, from the coding sequence ATGAATCCAAAGATCGTTATCAGGAACGAGACGCATGACGATGTTTGTGCGATAACTGAGGTGACTATCGCAGCGTTCAAGACCTTGGAGATCAGCAACCACACGGAGCAGTTCATCATCGAGGCGCTACGTGCCGCCAAAGCTCTTACGGTATCGCTGGTCGCAGAAATGGATGGCCGAGTGATAGGGCATATTGCTTTCT
- a CDS encoding DUF3320 domain-containing protein, whose protein sequence is MVIYRDLHALVDVAIKHPVVGALSRATQLMCKSEALPYELDALPTPTTVPIPVLPTDSSQLEALTLTSLGHHVVVHGPPGTGKSQTIANLIANALGKNKKVLFVSAKMAALNVVHERIKELGLQRFCLEAHSTKAGKQKIIDELRRTLEAEASHDGDALDRELQALLKVRDELNTYTRELHLPSQPLGLSVYRANAQLANLKDVSEVRGALPWPNPLDATQNDVDQCIQALEELAVNSEVFDQRTTHPWKGFSPERFGLVEQESLIASLQAVADLYQKISPQAEQLESLIPGARFLSINEWVLFRTALTAVAETERLPKDWWLHNEETLASLAKTFAIAAEKRTEIDSLLSEIHKAIAWPLKDAATLLSPIYNRYGTWHAFFKPAYWKWRKQAKSSLCTGVQFKREWIKSLYEKCRRASEIDSWFDEQRVRIDSYLETSVASSPIIFKDFSLSFTVAGLCKQAFTAAGKDAVPILSLSADLRRAAKEILLLIPSADNALPASIKRLNDDWPQGFVRGELASRSSLPEVANRCISLLSSTPKMREWVLLDRALKCCATCRLSTFLESFCSVSAGNAPHIFKRRFLNLWISGVIEHSQSLSGFTAAKGHDLINKYRILDERVRRLAIAQAQRTASSNSARVRASEDIPESASEVGILRRELQKRKRIKPLRKLFAEIPHVLQTLKPCLLMSPISVSTYLKPDVFHFDLVVFDEASQMPTAEAIPAILRAAQVVVAGDPNQLPPTSFFEASLIPEEEDDDDETEGQIPLESLLDDCIAVVPVFHESYLRWHYRSHDERLIKFSNHFFYDNKLITFPSANTSAAGQGVRFEYIKDGVYDRGRSRTNRIESRSVARLALEHFVRYPERSLGIVALNLSQKEAIEDAIEEALLQRPNLSSFFDKGRHEGVFVKSLENVQGDERDTIIISVGYGRDNAGGLSMNFGPINTDGGWRRLNVLITRAKWMCILVSSLRAQDLSGVNPNNRGALSLRSFLEFMERSGELPSETPVKTIAETNEFEEAVRAALVDRGLKVDMQVGASSYRIDLAVRDHRDERRYILGVECDGVTYHSSRTARDRDLLRQLVLQRMGWRIHRVWSTEWFHDRERAVAGILRSIEQAQQAPVERPVYVPPPDPDPITMVPPQRSGKAKSEREDTRLHKPGVPYVLFNPSQTLSRDALLKESCCDELSNTIIDLVNIEGPIHHDFLVKRLKEIHCVAKAGSNVQSNIKQALRSAEKNHAIIHNAKPSFYYSPDGQIKSFRLPTEKVRRPIEYIAPSELSLAVLYFVEDQFGVVEEYLPMAIARLFGIERLGGESADIIRDVIKELVSKGSLRRNGMQVHLS, encoded by the coding sequence TTGGTCATCTACCGCGATCTTCATGCCCTTGTTGACGTTGCCATCAAGCACCCTGTCGTTGGCGCACTTTCCAGAGCTACACAATTGATGTGTAAATCTGAAGCGTTACCCTATGAACTCGATGCATTGCCGACACCTACAACTGTACCAATTCCAGTGCTGCCAACTGATTCCAGTCAACTTGAGGCGCTGACCTTGACCTCTTTAGGACATCATGTCGTTGTACACGGTCCCCCAGGTACTGGAAAAAGTCAAACGATTGCAAATCTTATTGCAAATGCGCTGGGCAAAAACAAAAAAGTGTTGTTCGTTAGTGCGAAAATGGCCGCACTGAATGTTGTCCATGAGAGGATCAAGGAACTAGGATTACAACGTTTTTGCTTGGAAGCTCATAGCACGAAGGCGGGAAAACAGAAAATCATCGATGAACTTCGGCGGACATTGGAAGCCGAAGCAAGCCACGATGGAGATGCATTGGATCGAGAACTCCAGGCGCTATTGAAAGTCCGTGATGAACTCAACACATATACACGGGAACTCCATTTGCCCAGCCAACCATTGGGGCTTTCAGTGTACCGGGCAAATGCGCAGCTTGCCAATCTTAAAGATGTTTCTGAAGTCCGTGGTGCATTACCTTGGCCCAATCCACTCGACGCAACTCAGAATGATGTTGATCAGTGTATCCAGGCTCTCGAAGAACTCGCAGTGAACTCAGAGGTCTTTGACCAAAGGACAACCCATCCATGGAAGGGGTTTTCACCCGAGCGATTTGGGCTTGTCGAACAGGAAAGCCTCATTGCCTCATTACAGGCCGTTGCGGATCTTTACCAGAAAATAAGTCCGCAGGCTGAACAGCTTGAAAGCCTTATTCCCGGTGCCAGATTCTTGTCTATCAACGAATGGGTTCTTTTCAGGACAGCGCTTACAGCCGTTGCAGAAACTGAGCGACTTCCGAAGGACTGGTGGCTGCACAATGAAGAAACTCTTGCCAGTCTGGCAAAGACCTTCGCAATTGCAGCCGAAAAAAGGACGGAGATTGACTCACTTTTATCTGAAATCCATAAAGCGATCGCTTGGCCGCTTAAGGATGCAGCAACCCTTCTTTCTCCAATTTACAATCGCTATGGGACATGGCACGCGTTTTTCAAACCGGCCTATTGGAAATGGCGAAAACAGGCAAAATCGTCTCTCTGCACAGGCGTCCAATTCAAACGAGAATGGATTAAATCTCTTTACGAGAAGTGTCGCCGCGCCTCTGAGATAGATAGTTGGTTCGATGAACAGCGAGTGAGGATCGATTCATACCTTGAAACATCCGTGGCATCGAGCCCGATCATTTTCAAAGACTTCTCTCTTTCTTTCACGGTTGCAGGGCTATGTAAACAGGCATTCACTGCCGCGGGCAAAGATGCAGTACCCATTTTATCCCTGAGTGCTGATCTTCGAAGAGCCGCTAAAGAAATTCTTCTATTGATTCCATCCGCAGATAATGCTCTGCCAGCGTCAATAAAACGATTAAATGATGATTGGCCACAAGGGTTCGTTCGGGGAGAACTTGCGAGTAGATCTTCTCTGCCTGAAGTTGCCAATCGTTGCATATCTCTTCTTTCATCTACGCCGAAGATGCGCGAGTGGGTGCTGCTTGATCGGGCACTGAAATGCTGCGCAACGTGCCGCTTATCCACTTTTTTGGAAAGTTTTTGCTCGGTTAGCGCGGGTAATGCACCACACATTTTCAAGCGCCGCTTCCTCAATCTATGGATTAGCGGTGTGATAGAGCACAGCCAATCACTTTCGGGATTTACTGCGGCCAAAGGACACGATCTTATCAACAAGTATAGAATTTTAGACGAAAGAGTCCGACGACTTGCAATAGCCCAGGCGCAAAGGACTGCTTCCTCCAACTCTGCACGTGTTCGTGCCTCGGAGGACATTCCTGAGAGCGCAAGTGAAGTCGGCATCCTTCGCCGCGAATTGCAGAAGCGGAAAAGGATTAAGCCACTACGAAAGCTTTTTGCGGAAATCCCACACGTTCTGCAAACCTTAAAACCGTGCCTTCTGATGAGCCCCATTTCAGTATCAACCTACCTGAAACCTGACGTGTTCCATTTTGATCTTGTGGTCTTCGATGAAGCATCCCAAATGCCAACAGCTGAGGCCATTCCAGCCATTCTGAGGGCTGCGCAAGTTGTTGTGGCTGGCGATCCCAATCAACTGCCGCCGACGTCGTTTTTCGAAGCATCACTCATACCTGAGGAAGAGGACGACGACGATGAGACTGAAGGGCAGATTCCCTTAGAGTCCCTTCTTGATGATTGCATAGCAGTTGTACCGGTATTCCATGAATCGTATCTCCGGTGGCATTATCGAAGTCATGATGAGCGACTCATTAAGTTTTCAAACCACTTTTTTTACGACAATAAGCTCATCACATTTCCGTCAGCTAATACGAGTGCGGCAGGACAGGGCGTTCGCTTCGAGTACATTAAGGATGGCGTTTACGATCGTGGCCGCAGCCGTACAAACCGGATTGAATCTCGATCGGTTGCTCGATTGGCATTGGAGCATTTCGTACGCTATCCGGAACGTTCACTTGGGATCGTGGCTCTCAACTTAAGCCAAAAGGAGGCAATTGAGGACGCGATTGAAGAGGCGTTGCTCCAACGGCCAAACCTATCATCATTTTTTGACAAGGGCCGCCACGAGGGCGTGTTCGTCAAATCGCTGGAGAACGTCCAAGGCGATGAACGGGATACCATAATCATCAGTGTCGGGTATGGCCGGGATAATGCTGGTGGTCTCAGCATGAATTTCGGGCCAATAAACACCGATGGCGGATGGCGCCGTTTGAATGTCCTCATCACTCGTGCCAAATGGATGTGCATTCTGGTTTCAAGCTTACGGGCGCAAGATCTCAGTGGAGTCAATCCGAATAATCGAGGTGCCCTATCCCTCCGGAGTTTTTTGGAATTCATGGAACGGAGTGGTGAGCTGCCGTCGGAGACTCCCGTCAAAACAATCGCCGAAACGAATGAGTTCGAGGAGGCGGTGCGCGCCGCACTGGTCGATCGCGGCCTTAAGGTGGACATGCAGGTCGGCGCAAGCAGCTACCGTATCGACTTGGCTGTGCGTGACCATCGCGACGAGCGACGCTACATTCTCGGCGTTGAGTGTGATGGCGTTACCTACCATAGTTCACGGACTGCCAGAGACCGTGATTTGCTCCGGCAGTTGGTTCTCCAGCGCATGGGTTGGCGTATCCATCGTGTTTGGTCAACAGAGTGGTTTCATGATCGAGAACGAGCGGTTGCCGGTATACTGAGGAGTATCGAGCAAGCGCAACAAGCACCTGTGGAGCGTCCGGTGTACGTGCCACCCCCCGATCCCGACCCAATCACAATGGTACCTCCTCAGCGGTCCGGCAAAGCCAAATCTGAGAGGGAGGATACACGGCTGCATAAACCAGGTGTGCCCTATGTACTTTTCAATCCATCACAGACACTGAGCCGCGATGCTCTTCTCAAGGAATCGTGCTGCGATGAACTCTCAAATACCATCATTGACCTTGTGAATATCGAGGGGCCAATCCATCACGATTTTCTGGTAAAGCGCCTGAAAGAAATTCATTGTGTAGCAAAGGCCGGATCGAATGTTCAGTCGAATATCAAACAAGCGCTTCGGTCCGCTGAGAAAAATCACGCAATTATACACAATGCCAAGCCATCTTTTTATTACTCACCTGATGGGCAAATTAAATCATTCCGTTTACCGACAGAAAAGGTGAGGCGTCCCATTGAGTACATTGCTCCAAGTGAACTATCGCTTGCAGTGCTATATTTCGTAGAGGATCAGTTCGGTGTTGTCGAGGAATATCTACCGATGGCAATTGCAAGACTTTTCGGCATTGAACGTCTCGGCGGCGAGAGTGCGGACATTATCCGCGATGTGATCAAAGAACTGGTGTCCAAGGGATCGCTTCGCCGAAATGGAATGCAGGTGCATCTCAGCTGA
- a CDS encoding exonuclease domain-containing protein, which translates to MEFVALDFETANVDRSSICQVGLVHFKDGSIQEEWKTYVDPEDFFDEINVSIHGIDESTVKGAPKLRDIASRIYSYLDDRIAVCHTHFDRVALHKACEKYELRVPTCTWLDSARVTQRTWEQCAYRGYSLEKVCAILGYQFVQHDALEDAKAAAHILLAAIEKTGIDLHGWLKRVKQPIDPSTSNISREGNPDGFLYGEVLVFTGTLEVTKREAADMVAKTGCAVATGVTKNTTIVVVGDVDVRKLAPGQVKYAKHRKAEKLIAEGYQIKILRESDFKELVSLAEKENK; encoded by the coding sequence ATGGAATTCGTTGCCCTGGACTTCGAGACGGCAAATGTGGATAGGTCATCCATCTGCCAGGTTGGACTTGTGCACTTCAAGGATGGTTCAATTCAGGAAGAATGGAAGACTTATGTTGATCCGGAGGACTTCTTTGATGAGATCAATGTTTCGATCCACGGAATTGATGAGAGCACAGTAAAAGGTGCTCCGAAACTTCGGGATATCGCAAGTCGTATCTACAGCTATCTGGATGATCGCATTGCCGTTTGTCACACCCACTTTGACCGAGTGGCTCTTCATAAAGCCTGTGAAAAGTATGAGCTGCGTGTGCCAACATGTACGTGGCTCGACTCTGCGCGCGTGACCCAAAGAACATGGGAGCAGTGCGCATACAGAGGGTACAGCCTTGAAAAAGTGTGCGCTATTTTAGGGTATCAATTTGTACAACATGATGCCCTTGAGGATGCAAAAGCTGCGGCGCACATTCTTCTTGCTGCTATCGAAAAGACAGGAATTGATTTACATGGGTGGCTTAAACGCGTTAAACAGCCTATTGATCCTTCGACTTCCAATATTTCAAGAGAAGGAAATCCTGATGGATTTCTCTATGGTGAAGTGTTGGTGTTTACTGGTACACTAGAGGTTACAAAACGAGAAGCAGCTGACATGGTTGCAAAAACTGGCTGTGCCGTTGCCACTGGGGTTACAAAAAATACTACTATTGTTGTTGTTGGTGATGTAGATGTTAGAAAGCTTGCGCCAGGTCAAGTAAAATACGCAAAACACAGAAAAGCAGAGAAGCTGATAGCTGAGGGTTACCAAATAAAGATTCTTCGAGAGAGCGACTTTAAAGAATTAGTATCATTAGCAGAAAAAGAAAATAAATAA